One window of the Dehalococcoidia bacterium genome contains the following:
- a CDS encoding MmgE/PrpD family protein, translating to MTGEERRRRIVSVRDVEHAAKNGRSIVVPPGVVVTPAARERAAELNVVIRVQRERVPPLALTLPPASPAHDLAEPLAAFILAAAAQPLPEEVLDHAKLLLIDSLAAGYAGLRCEAVRALVDALAARRAAERGHLIGLRYKLAPAEAALVNAALIHAFAFDPWFAPGAVAPLPGPVAAALAVSDELRLRDPKLLLPAIAIGVEVACRIAAAATSTPLLSRTAAVAALGGVATGAVLFALDFDAILSAFGLALSQALLPPDEGGDMGPLVPGLGAQAAVQAARLAAGGVRGPRRSIEGPGGYAHLVEGGHFDREAVLEGLGASWRLEQVAIRPYPVDPAAAAAIEAAVRLVARRIPAERIAQVVLEGSARVVRQSDPALRPALTGREPPRRLPYLLARTLRDGWIGLAALEMTAPVEPEVWDLMERIELAVAPDVPPEAITPLRLLALTTDGVLLEAVVEEPPGALTAEITRERVLAKLADCFRWSGQPRYRRPLRLADAVDALDRAQSLQSFWSAVSPQAAL from the coding sequence GTGACGGGAGAAGAACGTCGCCGCCGCATCGTCTCTGTGCGCGATGTCGAGCATGCGGCGAAGAACGGCCGTTCCATTGTCGTTCCGCCCGGCGTTGTCGTCACTCCTGCGGCCCGCGAGCGCGCCGCTGAACTGAATGTCGTGATCCGCGTTCAGCGCGAGCGAGTGCCCCCGCTGGCGCTGACGCTTCCGCCTGCTTCTCCCGCGCATGATCTCGCCGAACCGCTCGCCGCCTTCATTCTCGCCGCGGCAGCACAGCCGCTGCCAGAAGAGGTCCTCGATCACGCTAAGCTGCTGCTGATCGACTCCCTCGCCGCTGGCTATGCCGGATTGCGCTGCGAGGCGGTGCGGGCGCTGGTCGACGCGCTCGCCGCACGCCGCGCTGCCGAACGGGGGCATCTTATCGGCCTACGCTACAAGCTTGCCCCTGCTGAAGCGGCGCTGGTGAACGCGGCGCTGATCCACGCCTTTGCCTTCGACCCCTGGTTTGCGCCGGGAGCGGTCGCTCCGCTGCCCGGCCCAGTCGCGGCGGCGCTTGCCGTCAGCGATGAACTCCGGCTTCGCGACCCGAAGCTGCTCCTCCCGGCCATCGCGATCGGGGTCGAAGTGGCATGCCGCATCGCTGCGGCAGCGACGTCAACCCCGCTGCTCTCGCGAACGGCGGCAGTCGCCGCCCTCGGCGGCGTCGCAACGGGGGCGGTGCTGTTTGCGCTTGATTTTGACGCGATCCTCTCTGCATTCGGATTGGCGCTCAGCCAAGCGCTCCTTCCGCCGGATGAGGGGGGCGACATGGGCCCCCTCGTGCCGGGGCTGGGCGCGCAGGCAGCGGTCCAAGCTGCTCGCCTTGCCGCCGGCGGCGTGCGGGGACCGCGCCGTTCGATCGAGGGGCCCGGCGGCTATGCCCACCTCGTCGAAGGGGGACATTTCGACCGCGAGGCTGTCCTTGAGGGACTTGGCGCTTCATGGCGGCTTGAGCAGGTCGCCATCCGGCCGTATCCTGTCGACCCTGCCGCCGCTGCTGCCATCGAGGCTGCCGTCCGGCTGGTCGCAAGACGCATCCCGGCCGAGCGGATCGCGCAAGTTGTGCTCGAGGGGAGCGCGCGTGTCGTGCGTCAGAGCGACCCTGCCCTCCGCCCCGCCCTCACAGGGCGCGAGCCGCCGCGCCGCCTCCCCTACCTTCTGGCGCGTACCCTCCGTGACGGCTGGATCGGCCTCGCCGCCCTCGAGATGACCGCGCCGGTCGAGCCGGAAGTGTGGGACCTGATGGAGCGGATTGAGCTGGCGGTCGCCCCCGACGTGCCGCCAGAGGCGATCACCCCGCTCCGGCTCCTTGCGCTTACCACCGACGGCGTGCTCCTCGAAGCTGTCGTGGAGGAGCCGCCGGGCGCGCTCACCGCCGAGATCACCCGAGAGCGAGTCCTTGCCAAGCTCGCCGACTGCTTCCGCTGGTCTGGGCAGCCTCGCTATCGGCGGCCGCTCCGCCTTGCCGATGCCGTCGATGCCCTCGACCGCGCCCAATCGCTCCAGTCATTTTGGTCGGCGGTCTCGCCGCAGGCCGCACTCTAA